One Fusobacterium nucleatum genomic window carries:
- a CDS encoding haloacid dehalogenase-like hydrolase: protein MSVESSCVRLDEGRWNPKNREILEKLIEKYRDTNSYAVFDWDNTSIQGDTQLNLFIYQIENLVYKLNPQKFNEVIRKNIPTTDFEERYKNLDGEILNVTKLANDIYKDYTFLYENYISSKKLSLKEIRDTEEFKDFRAKMHCLHNALPGNFSSELACLWEFYLLSGMTKDEVKSLAKESNDTKLGEAIGDIIVESSRVLTGEAGIVRGIYDNGLRIRPEMANLYHELKRNGIDVYIISASMQEIIEVFATDKSYGYNLDIENIYAMRLKSTTDNILLDEYNYDIPFTQREGKSETINKFIRPKYNGRGPILVAGDAVGDESMLTEFKDTEVLLIMKREGKLDNLVNDKRALIQYRNLKTGLLDPKN from the coding sequence ATGTCTGTTGAAAGTTCTTGTGTAAGACTGGATGAAGGAAGATGGAATCCTAAGAATAGAGAAATATTGGAAAAATTAATAGAGAAGTATAGAGATACAAATAGCTATGCAGTATTTGATTGGGATAATACTTCTATTCAAGGAGATACTCAATTAAATTTATTTATATATCAAATTGAAAATTTAGTATATAAATTAAATCCACAAAAATTTAATGAAGTTATTAGAAAAAATATTCCTACAACTGATTTTGAAGAGAGATATAAAAATTTAGATGGAGAAATATTAAATGTTACAAAGTTAGCAAATGATATTTATAAAGATTATACTTTTCTTTATGAAAACTATATTTCATCTAAAAAACTTTCTTTAAAAGAAATTAGAGATACAGAAGAATTTAAAGATTTTAGAGCAAAAATGCACTGTCTACACAATGCTTTACCTGGAAACTTTTCGTCTGAACTTGCTTGTTTATGGGAGTTTTACTTATTGAGTGGAATGACAAAAGATGAAGTAAAAAGTCTAGCAAAAGAGTCAAATGACACTAAACTTGGAGAAGCAATAGGAGATATTATTGTGGAATCAAGTAGAGTTTTAACTGGTGAAGCAGGAATAGTTAGAGGAATTTATGATAATGGACTAAGAATAAGACCAGAAATGGCTAATCTATATCATGAACTTAAAAGAAATGGTATAGATGTCTATATAATATCTGCCTCAATGCAAGAAATAATAGAGGTTTTTGCAACAGATAAATCTTATGGATATAATTTAGACATAGAAAATATATATGCAATGAGATTAAAATCAACAACAGATAATATCTTATTAGATGAGTATAATTATGATATTCCTTTTACCCAAAGAGAAGGAAAATCTGAGACTATAAATAAGTTTATAAGACCTAAATACAATGGTAGGGGACCTATCCTTGTTGCTGGAGATGCTGTTGGTGATGAAAGCATGTTAACAGAATTTAAAGATACAGAAGTATTATTAATAATGAAAAGAGAAGGTAAGTTAGATAATCTAGTAAATGATAAGAGAGCTTTAATTCAATATAGAAATCTTAAAACAGGTTTACTAGATCCAAAGAATTAG
- the eutM gene encoding ethanolamine utilization microcompartment protein EutM: MSTLNALGMIETKGLVAAVEAADAMVKAANVTLVGKELVGGGLVTVMVRGDVGAVKAATDAGAAAADRVGELISVHVIPRPHSEVELILPKSNN, translated from the coding sequence ATGTCAACATTAAATGCATTAGGAATGATAGAAACTAAAGGATTAGTAGCAGCAGTAGAAGCAGCAGATGCTATGGTAAAGGCAGCAAACGTAACACTTGTAGGTAAAGAACTTGTAGGTGGAGGATTAGTAACTGTTATGGTAAGAGGAGATGTAGGAGCAGTTAAAGCTGCAACAGATGCAGGAGCAGCTGCAGCTGATAGAGTTGGAGAATTAATATCTGTACATGTAATACCAAGACCTCACTCAGAAGTAGAATTAATATTACCAAAAAGCAACAACTAA
- a CDS encoding iron-containing alcohol dehydrogenase: protein MKEFRLQPKILFGEDSLDYLKTLEYKKVMIVTDEVMTQLKLTDFVTNSLSSTTEIKIFDKVEPNPSMTTIENGLKDFIDFEPQCIIALGGGSPIDACKAILYFSYELYKKLKVNKRIFFIAIPTTSGTGSEVTSYSVVTKGEHKIALANELMLPDVALLSTKFLGALPAKVVADTGMDVLTHALEAYVSTNANPFASSLAIKSIKLIFENLVTHYNDRKIEAPKENVQFASCMAGIAFDNSSLGINHSIAHTVGAKFHIAHGRANAIIMPYVIEVNTEANKKYYEVSRELGLPADSIEEGKFSLLSFVRILKEKLGIEKCLKDYGVDFETFKREIPNMLSDIKKDICTTYNPNKLSDEEYIRLLLKIYFGE from the coding sequence ATGAAAGAATTTAGACTACAACCTAAAATATTATTTGGAGAAGATTCCTTAGACTATTTAAAAACACTAGAATATAAAAAAGTTATGATAGTGACTGATGAAGTTATGACGCAATTAAAATTAACGGATTTTGTTACAAATAGTTTATCTTCAACAACTGAAATAAAAATTTTTGATAAAGTTGAGCCTAATCCAAGTATGACAACAATAGAAAATGGTTTAAAAGATTTCATTGATTTTGAGCCACAATGTATTATTGCATTAGGTGGAGGTTCTCCAATAGATGCTTGTAAGGCAATATTATATTTTTCTTATGAGCTATATAAAAAATTAAAGGTGAACAAAAGAATATTTTTTATTGCAATTCCAACAACAAGTGGAACTGGTTCAGAAGTAACTTCATATAGTGTTGTAACTAAGGGTGAACATAAAATAGCCTTAGCAAATGAATTGATGTTACCAGATGTAGCATTATTGAGTACAAAATTTCTAGGTGCTTTACCTGCAAAAGTTGTTGCAGATACAGGAATGGATGTTTTAACTCATGCACTTGAAGCTTATGTTTCAACAAATGCTAATCCATTTGCAAGTTCACTTGCAATAAAGTCAATTAAGTTGATTTTTGAAAACTTGGTAACACACTATAATGATAGAAAGATTGAAGCTCCAAAAGAAAATGTTCAATTTGCTTCTTGTATGGCAGGAATAGCTTTTGACAATTCTTCACTTGGAATTAATCACAGTATTGCACATACTGTTGGAGCAAAGTTTCATATAGCACATGGAAGAGCAAATGCTATAATTATGCCTTATGTAATAGAAGTTAATACTGAGGCAAATAAGAAATACTATGAAGTTTCAAGAGAATTAGGTTTACCAGCAGATAGTATTGAAGAGGGGAAATTTTCACTTTTAAGTTTTGTAAGAATTCTAAAAGAAAAATTAGGTATTGAAAAATGCTTAAAAGATTATGGAGTAGACTTTGAAACTTTTAAAAGAGAAATTCCAAATATGTTATCAGATATAAAAAAAGATATTTGTACTACATATAATCCAAATAAATTAAGTGATGAAGAATATATAAGATTACTTTTAAAAATTTATTTTGGTGAATAA
- a CDS encoding TIGR02536 family ethanolamine utilization protein, whose translation MMNNFDENYIIELVKKELSKYLTDQGIETKKEVCFLGDDNEIKEQLSQKFNFSENAKTLIVSQLSLKNLYNISNAIYENEYEEKIIKFLLENKEIVIIKEGIEYSKYENIPIAVQKRYEEYLERIKSYGIKVENKDFYINSLTQKEEVYGKKLLDLNRLKELEVKGMRRIIVENSIVTSSAEEYAKEKNIEIIKRR comes from the coding sequence ATGATGAACAACTTTGATGAAAACTATATAATTGAATTAGTAAAAAAAGAATTAAGTAAGTATTTAACAGACCAAGGAATAGAAACTAAAAAAGAAGTATGTTTCCTTGGGGATGATAATGAAATAAAAGAACAGCTAAGTCAAAAATTTAATTTTTCAGAAAATGCAAAAACACTTATTGTTTCACAACTAAGTTTAAAAAATTTATATAATATCTCTAATGCAATATATGAAAATGAGTATGAAGAAAAAATTATAAAATTTCTTTTAGAAAATAAAGAGATAGTTATTATAAAAGAAGGAATAGAATACTCAAAATATGAAAATATTCCTATTGCAGTTCAAAAAAGATATGAAGAATATTTAGAAAGAATAAAAAGTTATGGAATAAAAGTTGAAAATAAAGATTTCTACATAAATTCTTTAACACAAAAAGAAGAAGTATATGGTAAAAAATTATTGGACTTAAATAGACTAAAAGAATTGGAAGTTAAGGGTATGAGAAGAATAATAGTTGAAAATTCAATAGTTACAAGTTCAGCAGAGGAATATGCAAAAGAAAAGAATATTGAAATTATAAAGAGGAGATAA
- a CDS encoding acetaldehyde dehydrogenase (acetylating), giving the protein MDRDLLSIQQVRDLVKSAKIAQKLYSTFTQEQIDKVVYAIVQEMKNHYVDLAKKANEETGFGKWEDKVIKNKFANEFVYDYIKDMKTVGILSETDTVTEVGVPMGIVAALTPSTNPTSTAIYKTLISLKAGNAVIVSPHPNAKNCVIDTVKLMKKAAVAAGAPEGLIGVIEIPTIEGTNELMRSKDTSIILATGGEAMVRAAYSSGRPAIGVGPGNGPAYIEKTANVKEAVRKIIESKTFDNGVICASEQSVIVEPCNKEAVMDEFRRQGGFFLSKEESEKLGRFILRPNGTMNPQIVGKDAQTLAKLAGLNIPSNVKVLLSEQDTVSKTNPYSREKLTTILAFYVAENAEKACERALELLENEGEGHTLIIHSENKDVIREFALRKPVSRMLVNVGGSLGGVGATTNLAPAFTLGCGAVGGSSTSDNITPMNLINIRRVATGVRELSDFKKDTNTSSNSNSDVTNSEVEDMIRRIIAEYRK; this is encoded by the coding sequence ATGGATAGAGATTTATTATCAATCCAACAAGTAAGAGATTTAGTAAAGTCTGCTAAGATAGCCCAAAAACTTTATTCAACTTTTACACAAGAACAAATAGATAAAGTGGTTTATGCAATAGTTCAAGAAATGAAAAATCACTATGTAGACCTAGCAAAAAAAGCTAATGAAGAAACAGGCTTTGGAAAATGGGAAGATAAAGTAATAAAAAATAAATTCGCCAATGAATTTGTTTATGATTATATAAAAGATATGAAAACTGTTGGTATCTTAAGTGAAACAGATACTGTTACAGAAGTGGGAGTACCTATGGGGATTGTAGCAGCATTAACACCATCTACAAACCCAACTTCAACAGCAATTTACAAAACTTTAATTTCATTAAAAGCTGGAAATGCTGTTATAGTAAGTCCTCACCCAAATGCAAAAAATTGTGTTATAGACACAGTTAAATTAATGAAGAAAGCAGCTGTTGCAGCAGGAGCACCAGAAGGATTGATAGGTGTTATTGAAATACCTACAATAGAAGGAACAAATGAATTAATGAGATCTAAAGATACTTCAATAATTCTTGCAACTGGTGGAGAAGCAATGGTAAGAGCAGCATACAGTTCTGGTAGACCAGCTATTGGGGTTGGACCAGGAAATGGACCTGCTTATATAGAAAAAACTGCAAATGTAAAAGAAGCAGTAAGAAAAATAATTGAAAGTAAAACTTTTGACAATGGTGTAATTTGTGCTTCAGAACAATCTGTAATTGTTGAACCATGCAATAAGGAAGCAGTAATGGATGAGTTTAGAAGACAAGGAGGATTCTTCTTATCAAAAGAAGAAAGTGAAAAACTTGGTAGATTTATTTTAAGACCAAATGGAACAATGAATCCTCAAATAGTTGGTAAAGATGCACAAACTTTAGCTAAATTAGCAGGTTTAAATATACCATCAAATGTAAAAGTATTATTATCAGAACAAGATACAGTTTCTAAAACAAATCCATATTCAAGAGAAAAATTAACAACAATTCTAGCTTTCTATGTTGCAGAAAATGCAGAAAAGGCTTGTGAAAGAGCATTAGAATTACTTGAAAATGAAGGAGAAGGGCATACTCTTATAATCCACTCTGAAAATAAAGATGTCATAAGAGAGTTCGCTTTAAGAAAACCTGTATCAAGAATGTTAGTAAATGTAGGAGGTTCACTTGGAGGAGTTGGAGCTACAACTAATCTAGCACCAGCATTTACACTAGGTTGTGGAGCAGTTGGAGGAAGTTCAACTTCTGATAACATTACTCCTATGAATTTAATAAATATTAGAAGAGTAGCAACTGGAGTTAGAGAATTATCAGACTTCAAAAAAGATACAAATACAAGTTCTAACTCTAATTCAGATGTAACAAATTCTGAAGTAGAAGATATGATTAGAAGAATTATAGCAGAATACAGAAAATAA
- the eutH gene encoding ethanolamine utilization protein EutH, translating to MGINEIIIYIMVFFMAVGALDKCIGNKFGYGEKFEEGIMAMGALALSMVGIVSLAPVLANILRPIVGPVYAALGADPAMFATTLLANDMGGYPLAMSLAQDPMVGKFAGLILGSMMGATVVFTIPVALGIIEKEDRPYLAKGVLAGMVAIPFGCLVGGLVAGFPVITVLRNLVPIIIFAVLIIIGLWLIPEKMTTGFTYFGTGVVVVITIGLAAAIIENLTGFVVIPGMAPIGEGMGIIWSIAIVLAGAFPLVHFITKVFKKPLEKIGEKLGMNEIGAAGLVASLANNIPMFGMMKDMDPNGKVMNVAFAVCAAFVFGDHLGFTGGVDKAMIAPMIAGKLAGGVLAIIIAKILFTTKKAK from the coding sequence ATGGGAATAAATGAGATTATTATTTATATAATGGTGTTTTTTATGGCAGTTGGTGCCTTAGACAAATGTATAGGAAATAAATTTGGTTATGGTGAAAAATTTGAAGAAGGAATTATGGCTATGGGAGCTTTGGCTTTATCTATGGTTGGAATAGTTTCTCTTGCACCAGTTTTAGCAAATATTTTAAGACCAATAGTTGGACCTGTATATGCAGCATTAGGGGCAGACCCTGCAATGTTTGCTACTACATTACTAGCAAATGATATGGGAGGATATCCTCTTGCAATGAGTCTTGCACAAGATCCAATGGTTGGAAAATTTGCAGGATTAATATTAGGTTCAATGATGGGAGCAACAGTAGTTTTCACAATACCAGTTGCTTTAGGAATTATAGAAAAAGAAGATAGACCATATTTAGCAAAAGGAGTTCTTGCAGGTATGGTTGCAATACCTTTTGGTTGTCTTGTAGGTGGATTAGTTGCAGGTTTCCCTGTAATAACTGTTTTAAGAAATTTAGTACCAATTATAATATTTGCAGTATTAATTATAATAGGATTATGGTTAATACCTGAAAAAATGACAACAGGATTTACATATTTTGGAACAGGTGTTGTAGTTGTAATAACAATAGGACTAGCTGCAGCAATAATTGAAAACTTAACAGGATTTGTTGTTATTCCTGGGATGGCACCTATTGGAGAAGGTATGGGAATAATTTGGTCAATAGCTATAGTACTTGCTGGAGCATTTCCATTAGTACATTTCATAACAAAAGTATTCAAAAAACCTTTAGAAAAAATTGGAGAAAAATTAGGAATGAATGAAATAGGAGCAGCAGGACTTGTTGCATCACTTGCTAATAACATTCCAATGTTTGGTATGATGAAAGATATGGATCCTAACGGAAAAGTAATGAATGTGGCTTTTGCTGTGTGTGCTGCTTTCGTATTTGGTGACCACTTAGGATTTACAGGTGGAGTAGATAAAGCTATGATAGCACCAATGATAGCTGGAAAACTTGCAGGAGGAGTTTTAGCAATAATAATAGCTAAAATATTATTTACTACTAAAAAGGCAAAATAA
- a CDS encoding BMC domain-containing protein, which translates to MKALGLIETKGLVGAIVAADIALKTAQVELINREHTKGGLVCIEFEGDVAAVKASVEAAVTAIKDMGIYVGSHVIPRPDDSVEKIINRKNQNSKEEVIEKKVEETKVETKDVEEESLENAELKNIEEEIEEINEILKVSKNKKTKHKK; encoded by the coding sequence ATGAAAGCACTTGGACTAATAGAAACAAAAGGACTAGTTGGTGCTATTGTAGCAGCTGATATAGCTTTAAAAACTGCACAAGTCGAACTTATAAATAGAGAGCATACAAAAGGTGGACTTGTATGTATTGAATTTGAAGGAGATGTAGCAGCTGTTAAAGCATCAGTAGAAGCAGCAGTAACAGCTATAAAAGATATGGGTATCTATGTAGGTAGCCATGTAATACCAAGACCTGACGATTCTGTTGAAAAAATTATTAATAGGAAAAATCAAAACTCTAAAGAAGAAGTTATTGAAAAAAAAGTGGAAGAAACAAAAGTAGAAACTAAAGATGTAGAAGAAGAATCTTTAGAAAATGCTGAATTAAAAAATATTGAAGAAGAAATTGAAGAAATCAATGAAATCTTAAAAGTTAGTAAAAATAAAAAGACAAAACATAAAAAATAA
- a CDS encoding DUF861 domain-containing protein — translation MNKELLEELIRKVIKEELGKTEQPESEYKQMDKSGVGVVKLNQMKKRVKMDTGNPKDQVTTTDLFTLQESPRLGAGLMEMKETTFPWTLTYDELDYIIEGRLEILIDGRKVVGEPGDVILIPKNSKIEFSAPNYAKFLYFVYPANWSEL, via the coding sequence ATGAATAAGGAATTATTAGAAGAATTAATAAGAAAAGTAATAAAAGAAGAATTAGGAAAAACTGAACAACCAGAGTCTGAATATAAACAAATGGACAAAAGTGGTGTTGGAGTAGTTAAATTAAATCAAATGAAGAAAAGAGTGAAAATGGATACAGGAAATCCAAAAGATCAAGTTACAACAACTGATTTATTCACTTTACAAGAAAGTCCTAGATTAGGAGCAGGTTTAATGGAAATGAAAGAAACTACATTCCCTTGGACATTGACTTATGATGAACTAGACTATATAATCGAAGGAAGACTAGAAATTCTAATAGATGGAAGAAAGGTAGTTGGAGAACCAGGAGATGTTATCTTAATACCTAAAAACTCTAAAATAGAATTTAGTGCACCTAACTATGCAAAATTCTTATATTTTGTATACCCTGCAAACTGGTCTGAACTATAA
- a CDS encoding EutN/CcmL family microcompartment protein: MLIGEVIGNVWATKKYDGLDGLKFLIVKTEDNKRMVAFDSVGAGIGEKVIISTGSSARNALNMRDIPVDAAIIGIIDGMDEE, translated from the coding sequence ATGCTTATAGGTGAAGTTATTGGGAATGTTTGGGCAACAAAGAAATATGATGGCTTAGATGGATTAAAATTTTTAATTGTAAAAACTGAAGATAATAAAAGAATGGTAGCCTTTGATTCAGTTGGAGCAGGAATAGGAGAAAAAGTAATAATTTCTACTGGAAGTTCAGCAAGAAATGCACTTAATATGAGAGATATACCTGTTGATGCTGCTATCATTGGAATAATAGATGGAATGGATGAAGAATAA
- a CDS encoding ethanolamine utilization protein, with protein sequence MVLSEDILKIKYRKEPFDVFEIEKGTLLTPSAKQFLNEKGIELVIKGEKPLVSIKNEEDNVEIEEKIFYEKPKYVGKNGECYFEKPEYMTVVDGNVLISKNSKLIALRGKIETFLAEVLLTGKEIELTSSNDKLIRDIETIIKFIQNIMVAEKLDKILENQTFFDSKSIKDIKEIIENPKEYFKKGHLLEISLNSDLTIHKLNRLRFLARELEIQAIDYFVEDYKVSRKDLLEAFNILSDVIYIIILKVDNGEYR encoded by the coding sequence ATGGTTCTATCAGAAGATATTTTAAAAATTAAATATAGAAAAGAACCTTTTGATGTTTTTGAAATTGAAAAGGGAACTCTTTTAACACCATCAGCTAAGCAATTTTTAAATGAAAAAGGAATAGAATTAGTAATAAAAGGTGAAAAACCTCTTGTTTCAATTAAAAATGAAGAAGATAATGTTGAAATAGAAGAAAAAATCTTTTATGAAAAACCTAAATATGTTGGAAAAAATGGTGAATGCTATTTTGAAAAACCAGAATATATGACAGTGGTTGATGGAAATGTTCTAATTTCTAAGAATAGCAAACTTATTGCTTTAAGAGGAAAAATAGAAACATTTTTAGCAGAAGTACTGTTGACTGGAAAAGAAATAGAACTAACTTCCAGTAATGACAAACTTATAAGAGATATTGAAACCATTATAAAATTTATACAAAATATAATGGTTGCTGAAAAATTAGATAAGATTTTGGAAAATCAAACTTTCTTTGATTCAAAATCTATAAAAGATATTAAAGAAATAATAGAAAATCCTAAAGAATATTTTAAAAAGGGACATCTATTAGAAATATCATTAAATAGTGACTTAACTATTCATAAATTAAATAGACTTAGATTTTTAGCAAGAGAGCTAGAAATTCAAGCTATTGATTATTTTGTTGAAGATTATAAGGTTAGTAGAAAAGATTTATTAGAGGCATTCAATATTTTAAGTGATGTTATCTATATAATCATTCTAAAAGTTGATAATGGAGAATATAGATAA